TCCACATATGTTAAAGGGCCATAAAACTTTGTTCTCACAACATAGACACACAGAGCCTATTAGGGTTCCATTTCTGAAACGATTTAGATATTATGGTACGTTGGTACTCAGGATATAAATTGTACCTATTAGATTCCTTCATTATTAAAAGCTAAtctctgaacaaaaaaaaataaactaatcatTTAGAGCAAGAATTTATGATGCAATGCAAAGCCCGCAGCAGGCAGCAGGTTTTGTTTGGAGATGTACCAATAAACAAATACTGCTTACTGaacaataaaaccataaacaaaaGCTAATAAAAAGTCTGGAACAAAATTGAAAATTAGTCTTCTATAAGCTTGTAAACACCTGAGTCAAAGTTTttaacaaactgttttctttccAGTGGTAAATTGGTGCACTGAACAATCCAATTATTCCATCACTTCATGTATTTTGATTTGACCTCCCCAACGGTCAGTGGTGCTTGGATAAGTGGGATTGAGACTGGTGGAGCCTGCATAGCCCATGATGGTAGTTGGTACTTTATTCAAATTCGATCTGTGAGGATCACTATTTAAACACTGAGAAAAACAAAGTTTGAAGATCATCTGTCAGATCCCCacactatataatattattacacggtatttatatagcgccaaaatattacacatcgctgtacaaagtccatagtcctacCACTAGCTTTCACTTAAAGGAACAACTAAACACTTaaacaatctaatattcctaccatagccatatgtcattaacacagtctaaggtcaattttggtgggaagccaatttacctaactgcatggttttgaaatgtgggaggaaagccaggcaaacacgaggagaacctgcaaactccatgcagatagtgtcctgtccgaaatttgaacctaggacccagcgctgcaaaggcaaagtgctaacctccaaaccataaaattgttttaaattggaTGTCCATGATCAACCAGCCTACGAAAAAGATCATATCTAGCCAGcgtcctttttttattatttgtaattattatacaCAAAGACTTGTATGAAAGTGTGTACAGAGAGCTTTTACAGAACATTTGTTAAGCTTTGGGCCAGATTTTGTGAAGCTTTAAAAGTGAACTAGAAGTGTTATCCTGagataaaactaataaataggAGGATAACTGAATTTGcaggcacatttttttaatttttgatgccATTTCCTGGAACTGTGCAGGGTTAGGAGAGTTCAAGGTAACAAGCAAGTAATCATATGTTCACAAAATTATATCAGAATTTCTGGTAGGGGCAGATCTCTCTTACCATTTTCATGTTGCAGCAAGGGATGAGCAGAGAGTGACAGGCGGAGGGTGACCAAACCCTGTAAGCTAAGATACTTTGTATCCAAAATTTTGACTTTCCACCAAAAAAAgggtataaaataatttaataagggCACCCATTCCTGTGACAACGTTCTAAAAGGGACCTCactcacattggaaagatatcctTTCAAATGAAGGAAAAGCAATGTATTGAGACACagaggactaaaaaaaaaacacctgcataTTTTCCACTGACAATGGGAAAATTGAGGAACTGTATTTTCTGTACTAGTGCAGTAGAACAAATGTGGATTATTTATGAGAGATAGCAGATAAACAACAGACATACTGCTCAAAGTTTCTATTCTGTTCTCATTTTAAGCTGCACTGGAAAAACGTAATTTAAGATCTGATTACTATTGCCAACTCTCTTTGATCTAGTTTTCATTTTAGAAATCAGACCCGTAAAAACTAATAATGAGTCTGGTGGAAGGAAGAAGCCCAAAAGTGCTGTGTAGTTAATGTGTGAAGACTATACTTTTCCATCTCTGCCAGAGGGGACAGAAAAGAAACCATTTCACAGCTGGTAATACTGTTTGAGGAATGGACTGAGACCATCGTGTTTGGAACAGATATATTTCCTTAGGACAGAAAGATTTAGTTGAACTACTTAGCAGCCACCAGTCTTCAGCCCATATTTATGTCTCAGCAGAACATTTGAAGAAATGCTGTCACTTGTTCTGCTTCCCTAAACTGCATGAGATAAGAGAGATGTTTCCATCTGTCACCTCTCCTCCAGGGGTTAGGGAGCATCCAATGCTTTTGGATGTGCTTGTGATACATTAGTGTATTTCACAGCCTGCAGCAagaaaaacactacaaaaaggaaaagaaaagtaattaaagtaatctagcattttcagcaaaatgtttttttgttcttgccTCTGTAGTTTATATTCttactgaatatttaaaatattctcaTAGAATatggtattgttatttattattttgtatgtgtcaGAGCTGGGTTTGGAAACAGGAATACTATTGATTTCTGTAGCAGCAATCACTGTGTggcaatttatttttgaaatttacAGGGTAAATTATTAAGTCCCTGCACCACTTTTAATTCAAATGTTCCAATGTAAAAAGGATAATTAAACTGCTAGACTggcaatataaatgttttgtgtagATTTTTCAGATATGTGCTAGcaacctttaaatatattttatttttgaatatgttctagtctttattttttttataacattagaAATTGGTTGTTGTAGGTAATGGCATTTGTTGCTTGTTATACAGAGCTGAATGCTGAAGGTGTAATAAAGTAAGCAGACCACTTGATCCATTGGTATTATATTATCACTAGATATGCTACCTGGTATGCACCAGCAGGAATGTTGCAGAGTGGCAGTGGGGTGGAGATGCCCCCCGTGTTCCAGGGGCAAAAAAAGGAAGTGTCAGTGGGAGCTCATTCCACCTGAATATAATCCTGGCCTCCTTGGGGGACAGAGAGCATCAGAGGAGGGTTTAATTACTATTAATTTACTATTGGTATTGCTTTTCTGAGGGGGTTTGTTAATATTATGGCATCAATGAAAGAGTTGGTATTTCTATGCTGCcatcaatgagaaaaaataattgcagtcactgacaccaatgtggagTCCAATATTGTGGCCACTGATACCCGTGTGTGGGATTTTATTGTAGTCACTAATGCCCAGTGTGGGAGTATTTTTGCAGCTACTGACACCGATTATTGTGCCTATTTTACTCCCACTTTTCAGTGTATGTTTTGGTACAGAGCAAAAAAATCAAGCAGGATGGACATTTTCAGCTGTTGAGGTGCATTAATGCTTATATCCCTTTTGATGGTCTGCCTAACTTGCATTCATGGCACTTCAATGCCGAACTACATCACGTTATTGTGTGCCCCCATATGGCCTAAACACAATCTTAGTACCATCAAGAAGCTCTTGTATTAACTTCCCTAGCACGGCCACCACCACACGGTTCTAAAAAGGTTTTAGCTTTTTAATGTGGACATGGTTATATAGATCCATTAGTTTATATTCATATACCTCTCCTTCCACCTGTGTCCACCTGTACATTTGTCATCAAGAAATATTAGTACCTGTTAATCCATGTCTATCCTAACCAGTCTAACATGgccattaaaatatgtttaaatgtggGCTTTGGTATAGTTTAAAGAACatcaacatacatttatttaacagcAGTAAGTATAATAgcctatatgttaaaaaaattaattacttaGAATGTTTTGTATACGAGAAACAGCACTATACTACAGCTAATTTTCTCCCTCCATTTCAGGATATCCATTAAATAAAAAGAGATTAAGTACTGTCCGTATTTCCTCCGATTCTAACTTGGAAGACTTCTTGGATACTGCAGTAGAGAAAGCAAAGAAGCAGTTCCGTGGTGCAAAGGCTCCATTGGCTTGTATTGAAGCTGTAAGAGCATCTGTCCATCTGTCCTACCATCAAGGTCTGGAGAAGGAAAGACAACTGTTCTTCTCTCTGTGGGCCACAGGCCAGCCTCAGGCTCAGCAGTATGCATTCTTCTCAGAAAGGGAGGCTGGGAAATGGACCCATTCCTCAGGTGCAAGGTGGGATACTGAGGAAGCAAAGCCTATCCGTACAGCAGCTGTCATAGGTAGGTTGTTCTACAAACttattcataattttaatttgAACATTGTTTATTAATACTTTGTCTATTAGAAAATACTATGTAAACAGATGCACATGTTTCAACAAAGGTAGAATATTAACATTATTTGATTCATTGTGaaaattcaatattaaaaaaaatttcaaaaggatTTTTGGGTTTGTCTTCAAGCAAATTCGGAATTTAGAAGCAGTAGAGGTTTAGAAAGTTGTCAGTAGAGGTTGTCCGAAAATTTCAAACGTGTTTATGTCTCGAACagttagattttttaaattgtttttatcatATTATATGTTCCTCAGTGGAGAAACAAATGGAAATTAGCAAATCTTTTTTGGGAACCCCAAGTAATATAAAATCAATTGATTCAACTatgccaaaaacaaatattttttacaaacttgCTACCGTAGTTAAAGTGGTCCTTAACCACGATAGGTGGgagtgagcttttgccataatcagaaaGTCTTAATTTACTACTAGTAATTAATTCTACCCATGTACCAGGGCTGGTGCTTGGCCCAGTGCTGTCAGATACAATGTCACATATGCTTCTTTATACCCAAAAATGTAAGGCAGTCTTTAAGCCATATGGCCCTACAAAGCTGCCTTGCGCTCTACTGACATCAGGATTCCAAAGTCAGGAGTTGTGTGAATGAACACTGTATAAAAAGCCAGGCCAGAGAAATTTCTGAGAATTCCCAGGAATTACACAGACTCCATACCTAgctgcattttataaatgggCCATAAAATGCAGGTGAAGGTATGCAGTAGTACCACAAAGTTtacctaaagctgcatacacacgtgcatttatagtcattggaaaggatcttgcacgATCCTTTCGGACGACTAAggactccacgatgcatgaacaatgcatGAATACGATCTcctgagggggagaacgacggagcggcaccccgctgcgcgcccTCCCCCTTccattgcattaggatcgttcatcatccatcttccgtggatccaccaggacggtcgtttggacgatggacgacgggtgctgtacacatgccagattctcacctgatatcgGCTTTGAGAcgattattgggtgagaaccaATGGACGTGTGTACGAAGTTTAAGAGTGCACAGTCATTTTTGCTCCCCATTACAAATAGAtccctaaggtttttttttcacattggctTCAATTGAACAGAGCAAAGAAGCAGCCAAGGAAAGATGAATACGTGCTTGAGAGAAGGggagttttaaagaaaacctgttgcttAGTTCTGCATATGTTTGCTTTAAGTATTGTGACTTGCTCACAatggtaatatttaaataaatatatgtaatctGAGTCTGACTGAGTTTATATCTCTAGGCTCTTTTTTAACTCCGTTTAAGCTGACATGGAGTAAGAAGTTTcattgcaagggttaaatgctgcATAAAGAACTTGTTTCTCTGATTTTTCTCTTCCCAGTCTTCTCCCCTCAGCTGTGGCAAGGTTTGTTTTGTCACTGTCCCTGATTTTGGACATTTAACGGATACCgaaaaaatgcattataaaattTCCAGTAAGTCACAGGTAGCGTGACCTCTAACACTATATAGAAAAGGAAGTAAATTGGTTTTCAGCGCCTGTAgctcaaaccattttttttgctaCTAGAACAAGGTAAAAAAGATTCCTGCAATGTGTGCTTATCCCAAAACTTTACTTAATTCTTAAAGCGAATCGTAACTCTTACCCTCCTCCTCACCTAGTTCCTAATACGTAACCCTACCTATAAATAAACGCCTAATATTTACAGTAGAAATTGACACGGTTATAAAAAATGACATGGTAAGGCCtataaaatacatacttttaCTTCAGGAATAGACAGACAGTTGGTGTTTGTTCCTTAGAACCTGGACCTGGGAGTGTCAAAGAAGCAAGAGTTGGACTCAGAGAAGCCTGGTACACATGGGTGAAGCTCTTACTTGGATATTTTCATAGGAAGCAGCAAGGGGGAATGGGGTAACAGTTTTCCCTTAGATGTGTTTTAACCTGAACATAACCCTGAAAACTAACCTGACCTTAACACTTACCCCATTCACCTCTCCCCTGTGACCCTAACCCTCAGCTTAACCGAAAGGTGTACCCTTAACATTCTAAAACTGAAAACACTTAGGTATAAAACCATTTTTCTTGACTTTAACTGAGACTTATCACTGCTTCACccatcacttttcagtaactggcTGGAGAAGACCCAGCATGTGCTCAAAGGATGTAGGTTGAATGATCCTGACCATCAGACTAAGGAAAtctattggcagaaaaaaagtactgtGGGGGAAGTTCTAGATTGAaattaaatattgcagcaaattctgattttgttattttacaattttaatgggataattatttttatctttgtttttttttacttaaggtTTTTCTTTGCCCACAACCTACAGACTTACAATAGAATTTATTTAGTACATTACTCTTGTTGTTTCTCTTCACCCATCCAGCCTTGAAAATATTCTTTTCAAAATCACTGATGTGCCTGTGAAAATAGTTCATCAGTGAATTAATCCACCTGTGCTCACTTTTTAAGATTACCCTGAACAGTCTGAGGAATCATTAAGCATTAAAGAGTATTTATTAGCTTGATTGCATATTTTGTTTAACCCAAAGTGTGTGCACTCAAACCACATTCAGGTATGATTATGGTCACACATGCTGTTGCTTTTTATAAGAGAATGTTAAGAACGTAGCTTCATAGTCAGAGTGATTTCTAACTGCTTAATTCTGTACATTATTATCTTACAATCTAAAGACTGAAATTATAAAAAGAGGTTTGTAAATGGGTCATGTATTCAGTTTGTGCAGCAGTTATAATTGCAGTTTAAGAAGATGGTGGGGGCTGTGGTAAAAGGAAAATGCTGACATTTATTGTGGTATTATAGGTTTCAAATTGTTGGATGTAGGTTTATAGATAATACTTGTGATTGTgctatgtttaaatatgttaccTTCAGCCCATTGGAGGCTTTTTTAGAAATATACCTAGTGGAGTCTTCCAGTTCTgctaaaatgtttgttcttttgcCAATTAACACTGAAATGCATTGAGGTTTATAGCTACCGCCATAGTCCTTCAcatcagttttggtgacaatattatgtgTGCAGGGAAACATTCTGGCaggtttaaaaacacatttttctaacaaCATAATATAAGTCATGTTCCCACAGTCCCTGTTGCGGGTCCCCCAGTAATTTTGGTGGCAATGGTATAGGCAGAGGGACCTTTTTATGccataatttgtaaaaaaaattctcccatTCTAAAAAATACTGCATGCCCGGTTGGTGTTCTAATTCACTGTCTCTATCACAGTCTAactatgtcagtatttttatgtcacaggcagtgttttgcgtggaaattagTTGTTAGGAATTGttaattgttaggaataactcccaggtatgataaagtttgaaacacaaatcataaatttaaaaaaaaaaaagaattatgaaaaattttctaaataaaataatagtaaaattacCTTTgttaggaaattacatttttttctaatctgtCCAAACATGggtacaatattagaataaacttttggatttattatttggatttattttttataactgtgatcaatgttttaaaagcagattacaatgtaatctgctttaaaatttcccgcAAGGCCATGCAACCCTAGCATACCGACACTTCATGCATCACAATGATCCAGCCGtagatgtgatgcagaagccagccggggtTAGAAAACGCCACTGAATCATGGGGAgcaagtaggatttttttatgctatcCCGAGTGTGGcctggggttaccgcttttggtataaaAAATTCACCCAAAGCCACACTCAGGACTACCGCCAAGGCGCTTAATACTCTGAATCACcaaaatgagtatgcagctcaggttttCAGCTGATTGTGACAAAACGTGTGCTGCAGTTAGTTGCATGCTTGGTTGGGGAGTGCATTCTTCAGAATAAGTTTAACACTTGCTGGTTACATAATCTATCAgtgttaggtctgctttaactctAAAAGTTGATGGGCTCCTTTAAAAACTCATCTCGGctgtactttacttttacttatgGAAAAACTACATGGGTTTTTACATTGGGCATTCTCCAGCCTGTTCCTCTGACACATATTCCCCTTGGTAAGCTTGATGACAATACCATGTGCAGTAAATTTCTAATTAACTTGAAAAGTCAGTCAACATAGTCTTAATGTATGTTGGCAACTTTTTTAACAATGATTTGCTGTTTTGCTGTTTGCATGAAAATTTCATATTACTACTTACTTACCTTATTCAATActtttatgaaaatacatttgtcGACTTCACTGATCATTACTGGTAATCCTTGGCAACTAAAGACACTTCCTGCTTCCATCTCTTGAGTAATGCCTTTCTAAAGCTCTTGATCAGGCTCTATCAATTccttgtacaataaatacatgtttaataaGTTTTATGTCTAATTGGCATTTGTGCAATATTTCCAAAAATCCATTTGCACATCTACCCCCCACCCAAACCCACACATAAATGAGCTGTGTTGCCTTTCAAGCAGATCTCAAGTTGTGACATCatgaaaaagaatagaaaaatgtttacatgcCCATGGGTGGTGAGGGAAATATTTGGAGTTATTGGCACCACTGTATGTCTGCATGCCACTGGACTGTGTGGCTCTTCCCATTGACCTACATTGGGTGGTGTTGGCTCTATTGCCAAGCCACGCACTGTATTCATTATCATTGCAAAACCTTTTGCCTAACCTCATAGATCAATACAAAGGTAgcactgttttttaatttacatacacTGTACATGAATATGGTTTGCTTTACTGGGTTCACCTCTATCAAAGTCCTATTGATACAACATCATAAATTGTATTTTGAAACTGTGACAACAAAAATGTTCCAGCTGTTTATGAAgctgtttaatttaattttgatgACCAACGCAGCCACAagtatataattaaaatgaacctCCTATCGCTTCAGTTCAAATAGGACCATATGAAAAAGCTATGTTTACTcgtgaaatgtaaaaattttttgcGGCAACCTGACTGCAACCAGATATAATAGacatattcatttataattttttagttttgcttgagatatatacatttctataaacAAGGCTTGGTATCCTGTGTTGTACAGGGATGTCTAGAGCTTCTAAAACCAAAGTTGCAATCAGATTTTACACAAGCTGAATGATTGCTTAAaattgaactccaggcagatataaataaaaaacaacttaatCCAGTTAAGTATGCACTGAAAATCATGAAATGTACTCTTATGTATTACTAGCCTATACACCAGAATCTATCTTGATAAAATTCTTTTTGTAATCCCTTTGCAGAAAAGCAGACGGAGAGGGAAGGTCattattttaatctttaaaattatttccCAGTCTTGGGGAACATACTGACTTTTACAGTCCTTGgggaaaatgtctcttacattggtcaTCAATTAAAGGAATTGCTCCATATAGTGGTGGTCTGAAcgccacccttacatatagctAAAAATATCTTTGGTGTCATGGCTCAGCCAAGTCTCATTGGACCCAGAACTTTGCAAACACCATTAGGTTAGAGGCCAATCAGTCACAGCTCACGAAAACCCTAGGTGATATACATGACTTTAAATCCAAAATAGATGATACGTTTAATGCAACATGTAATTCACCAAAGCAGATATTTAAGAGTCAGGCAGTTGATGGTGGGACAGATCACCTACATTTTTCCTATAGTTTTCAGTGATCCCAGTAAAAGTATCTTTGTGGTTTAGCTTATCCCTACTGGACATTACCGtattttactttctctttcaGCAGTAGACTCAGAACGTTTCAATGCAGCCACATAAAGCAGCACTGAAGGCATTGTTTTTGGCATGCCTGCTCAAAATTTCCAATTTCACAGCATTGATCCATTGCCAGTATATGTTTGTGATGCCTTAGATTGGCATGAATACACATGGGCCACTCAACCTAAATGTGTTCTTGGAAGTTTGTAACATGATGGCTGTGTATTGGTTCAAGTGCGCCATCATGGTTCTGGCGTTTTCATTCTTTCCATAAGATATGTAGGCATTCACTGATTACACGGTACAGgtttttgcatttaatacataGCTGAATTGCTACCGGAATATTTCTTAAACTACAGCTGAGTGTAATATAGTGTATAAAGTTGACGTAAAcgattttaaaagtaaatatgtaatatgaaaaTGTCTTTGAGACACTCCTAAAAGGAACggttacagtatataaaaaggcCTTTATTAATGACACGTCTGCTCATACATCTCTGGTTTAAGGTTATACTCTAggtcaggggtcctcaaactttttaaacagggggccggttcacggtccctcagactgtcggggggccgtactatagtttgaaaaaaaacagaagaacattcttatgcacactgcacaaaacgtatttattgtataaaaaacatgaaagaacaatactatttgcacagcacacttgccgatcattaaaaaaaaaagtggcgtttactttaaactttactttagtggctttaaaattgcttgagattattcctttgcatggaaaatgcacagataaatttgaatttccatgcaaatgaataatctcaagcaattcattaatttgcttctttttatacaccctaccctacacccaacactaccccacactttttattaaataaaaaagggctgctaaaaaaactttgtcagtgtctgctacctgtcactcactgctgccttcatacatcggctggatcacactgcagcacatgtgtacatgcaCATGATACTATgcacatgatcaatgtgcatagtatgtttatactatttacaaatgtacattgatcatgtacatttgtgctgcagtgagcagggaatgaaggcagcagtgagtctctgctctgctcataccttctctgcctgatggcttcagccctacagctccagcgttaccccggcaacagtggtgtcacgtgaccgggttccctggagtgcagatggcaggcagccagagctcaagcaggagaagcagcctgggctgccggcgggccggatggagaacctcagcgggccgtattcgtcccgcgggccgtagtttgaggacccctgctctaggtcTTACAATGACTTGTATGAACTTTATTATATGTTTACATAATAACTTACTACTGTCCAATATAACTAGACTGTTTGACCAGACACTGAATAGAAGCAACAAGTGTTTAGCTATATGCTTACACACAATGGACTGCACAAAagaaaattcatataaaatactTCTTATACAATAGCTTTACTTCttgaaattatcttttttttttttaatttccttttaggACTGGGGACCATGGGAAGAGGCATCGTCATCTCTCTTTCAAAGGCAAAAATCCCTGTTATTGCCATCGAACAAGATGCACAGCAGTTGGAGGTGGGAAAGAAAGCAGTAAATAGTCTGCTAGAGCGTGAAGCTGAGAAGTTAAAACAACAAGGATCTGTTCCTAGTAGTAATTTAGGCTCTGTTCATTTTACACTTGACTTTGGAGAACTTCAAGATGTTGATCTTGTCATTGAAGCAGTCTATGAAAATATGGAGCTGAAAAAAGAGATATTCCGTAAACTGTCATCTGTCTGCAAGCCtgatgcatttttatgcacaaaCACATCTGGACTTAATGTTGATGAAATTGCATCTGTCACACATAGACCAAACCAAGTCATTGGTACTCACTTCTTTTCCCCTGCCAACATAATGAGACTCTTAGAAGTagtcagaggtcagcaaacatCACTCACCGCTATTGCCACAGCTATGAACCTTGGAAAAAAACTGGGGAAAGTAGCAGTGCTGGTTGGTAACTGCCCCTTGTTTGTTGGTAATCGAATGTTAGGTCCATATCTTGAGCAAGCAAGTTACCTCTTGGAAGAGGGATACTATCCAGAAGAAGTGGACCAAGCCATGGAGGAGTTTGGCTTTGCTATGGGACCTTTTCGGATGATGGATCTTGCTGGTTTGGATGTTGGCTGGAGGTCAAGAACAGAAAAGGGGCTAACTGGTGCCAAGGTTCCTCAAGGTACTCCTGCAAGGCAACGGCTAGGCAGTAGATACAGTCCACTTGCTGACATACTGTGTGAATCTGGAAGGTTTGGACAGAAGACTGGTAGAGGTTGGTATCAGTATGAAAAACCAGGGGGTAGAACTGGAAAACCAGACCCATGGGTGAAGGATTTTCTTCAGAAATATAGAAAAACTCATCAAATAAAACAACAGCCTTCAAATCCAGAACAGATTGTGGAAAGATGTGCCTTTGCACTTGCTAATGAAGGATTCCGCATTTTAGAAGATGGAATAGCTTCATGTCCGGAAGATATTGATGTCATCTACAACAATGGCTATGGCTGGCCTAAATACAGAGGAGGTCCCATGTATTATGCCTCTTCTGTTGGCCTACCTAAAGTGCTTGACACTttggaaaaatattacaaagccaACCCTGATGTTCCTAGTATGAAGCCAGCCTTCTTACTGAAGAAGCTAGCGGCTTTAGGTGGGCCACCAATCAAAGAATGGAGAACACAGGTTGGGAAACCTGTTAACAAGCTTTAATTGGCTGCTGCAAAAAAATTTTCACATGAGACATTTTCAAATTATACAGTGATGTACTAAAATgtagcaataaaatgtaatattagtggAACAC
The Pyxicephalus adspersus chromosome 7, UCB_Pads_2.0, whole genome shotgun sequence genome window above contains:
- the EHHADH gene encoding peroxisomal bifunctional enzyme → MPFHLFPRLYFVPGSNSVNMAATRRLANTVAVITISHPPVNALSSSVRHALVKEFGEASRDPKVEAIVLNGSGRKFSAGADIREFGTSAIKTVSLEDINSTIEASQKPVVAAIEGIALGGGLELALACHYRVADIQAKVGLPEVLIGILPAAGGTQRLPRLIGVPAALDVIVRGRHIPASEALKLGIVDEVVQGNALDAAIQLARKVIGYPLNKKRLSTVRISSDSNLEDFLDTAVEKAKKQFRGAKAPLACIEAVRASVHLSYHQGLEKERQLFFSLWATGQPQAQQYAFFSEREAGKWTHSSGARWDTEEAKPIRTAAVIGLGTMGRGIVISLSKAKIPVIAIEQDAQQLEVGKKAVNSLLEREAEKLKQQGSVPSSNLGSVHFTLDFGELQDVDLVIEAVYENMELKKEIFRKLSSVCKPDAFLCTNTSGLNVDEIASVTHRPNQVIGTHFFSPANIMRLLEVVRGQQTSLTAIATAMNLGKKLGKVAVLVGNCPLFVGNRMLGPYLEQASYLLEEGYYPEEVDQAMEEFGFAMGPFRMMDLAGLDVGWRSRTEKGLTGAKVPQGTPARQRLGSRYSPLADILCESGRFGQKTGRGWYQYEKPGGRTGKPDPWVKDFLQKYRKTHQIKQQPSNPEQIVERCAFALANEGFRILEDGIASCPEDIDVIYNNGYGWPKYRGGPMYYASSVGLPKVLDTLEKYYKANPDVPSMKPAFLLKKLAALGGPPIKEWRTQVGKPVNKL